From the genome of Erythrobacter litoralis, one region includes:
- a CDS encoding NADH:ubiquinone oxidoreductase subunit NDUFA12: MGILSKIFTWWDGATIGTHFWASRVGAEHVGTDAQGNKYYRAKPKHLEGRVDGSYTSREKRWVIYAGNNDASRVPSEWHGWLHGAFDDVPESHLPPPKIWEADYTPNLTGTAKAYRPQGALERGGRRAPADGDYEAWVPGSPEG, encoded by the coding sequence ATGGGAATCCTCTCCAAGATATTCACCTGGTGGGACGGCGCGACGATCGGCACCCACTTCTGGGCGAGCCGCGTGGGCGCCGAACATGTCGGCACTGATGCGCAGGGCAACAAGTATTATCGCGCAAAGCCGAAACACCTCGAGGGCCGCGTCGACGGCTCCTATACCAGCCGCGAAAAACGCTGGGTGATCTACGCCGGCAACAACGATGCGAGCCGCGTGCCCAGCGAATGGCACGGCTGGCTCCACGGCGCGTTCGACGACGTGCCCGAAAGCCACCTGCCGCCGCCCAAGATCTGGGAAGCGGACTACACTCCGAATTTGACCGGCACCGCAAAGGCCTACCGGCCGCAGGGCGCGCTCGAGCGGGGCGGGCGGCGCGCGCCGGCCGACGGCGATTACGAGGCGTGGGTTCCGGGCAGCCCCGAAGGCTGA
- the aat gene encoding leucyl/phenylalanyl-tRNA--protein transferase yields the protein MKPDTMHSPFRAPIPVETLLLAYRSGIFPMADRRDDQDIFWVEPRDRAILPLSAIHVSKSMRKVLRRDAFAVTVNRRFEDVVRACAEPRPGHPETWISERIVQSYCGLHRAGHAHSIECWAQDGDEGEPRLVGGLYGVSFDRVFCGESMFSRADNSSKVALCWLVALMRQAGFALLDCQFMTDHLASMGAQEITQADYMHRVAAARGEPKASLGAAWRHFMTGDQSCEGAGRSSSPGKRIAQSLTQTS from the coding sequence ATGAAGCCCGACACCATGCATTCCCCCTTTCGCGCCCCCATCCCAGTCGAAACGCTCCTGCTGGCCTATCGCAGCGGTATCTTTCCGATGGCCGACCGGCGCGACGATCAGGATATCTTCTGGGTCGAGCCGCGCGACCGGGCGATCCTCCCGCTCAGCGCAATCCATGTCTCGAAAAGCATGCGCAAGGTTCTGCGCCGCGATGCCTTCGCGGTCACGGTCAACCGCCGCTTCGAGGATGTCGTGCGCGCCTGCGCCGAACCGCGACCAGGACATCCGGAAACCTGGATCAGCGAACGGATCGTGCAATCCTATTGCGGGCTTCACCGTGCTGGCCACGCCCATTCGATCGAATGCTGGGCCCAGGACGGGGACGAGGGCGAGCCCCGGCTCGTCGGCGGGCTTTACGGAGTTTCGTTCGACCGCGTTTTCTGCGGCGAAAGCATGTTCAGCCGCGCCGACAATTCCAGCAAGGTCGCGCTGTGCTGGCTCGTCGCGCTCATGCGGCAGGCGGGCTTTGCGCTGCTCGACTGCCAGTTCATGACCGATCACCTCGCCAGCATGGGAGCGCAGGAGATCACGCAGGCGGATTACATGCACCGGGTAGCCGCAGCGCGCGGCGAGCCGAAGGCGAGCCTCGGCGCGGCGTGGCGACATTTCATGACCGGAGATCAGTCTTGCGAAGGCGCGGGCAGGTCTTCCTCGCCCGGGAAACGCATCGCGCAATCCTTGACCCAAACATCGTAG
- a CDS encoding DUF2155 domain-containing protein, whose product MRAFLSAALACAALLPAACSDSEEEAGPVDEPAASGDASPAAGSSATTERGIRQDAIEGATPNEERVATLGLLNKRNNLSEDIELKPGESREIGPVIVTLATCERTPPWEMPQETGAFVQVDVLERGESEHRRVFSGWLFKQSPSLNVVEHPIYDVWVKDCAMRFPGEEDLPAPSQD is encoded by the coding sequence ATGCGCGCTTTTCTATCCGCCGCGCTTGCATGCGCCGCGCTGCTGCCTGCGGCGTGCTCCGATAGCGAGGAAGAGGCAGGTCCGGTGGACGAACCGGCCGCGAGCGGCGACGCCTCGCCCGCGGCGGGAAGCTCTGCGACGACCGAGCGCGGGATCCGGCAGGATGCGATCGAGGGGGCCACGCCCAACGAGGAGCGGGTGGCGACGCTCGGCCTGCTGAACAAGCGCAACAACCTGTCCGAGGACATCGAACTCAAACCCGGCGAATCGCGCGAGATCGGGCCGGTGATCGTCACGCTCGCCACCTGCGAGCGCACGCCGCCCTGGGAAATGCCCCAGGAAACCGGCGCCTTCGTTCAGGTCGATGTGCTCGAGCGCGGCGAGAGCGAGCATAGGCGCGTCTTTTCCGGCTGGCTGTTCAAGCAATCGCCCAGCCTCAACGTGGTCGAACACCCGATCTACGATGTTTGGGTCAAGGATTGCGCGATGCGTTTCCCGGGCGAGGAAGACCTGCCCGCGCCTTCGCAAGACTGA
- a CDS encoding DUF192 domain-containing protein: MTSAAIKRPPFAGLFVGLAAVLSCACSPVQSAEQFAPAATAEQSADQPERHSESGLPLIEVTVVRGERRIVFETEVADTPQAQARGMMFRTEMGDDEAMLFPSERPAQRNFWMKNTPLPLDIIFIGVDGRISNIERGVPYELESVGSDGLASAVLEIRGGLSAELGIVAGDRVEYDWPQ, translated from the coding sequence ATGACATCCGCCGCCATCAAGCGTCCGCCCTTTGCGGGGCTTTTCGTCGGGCTCGCCGCCGTGCTCTCCTGTGCCTGCTCGCCGGTGCAGAGCGCCGAGCAGTTCGCGCCCGCCGCAACGGCCGAGCAATCCGCTGATCAGCCTGAACGCCATTCCGAATCTGGCCTGCCGCTGATCGAGGTCACGGTGGTGCGCGGGGAACGGCGCATCGTTTTCGAAACCGAAGTCGCCGACACCCCGCAGGCGCAGGCGCGCGGCATGATGTTCCGAACCGAGATGGGCGATGACGAGGCCATGCTGTTCCCCTCCGAAAGGCCGGCGCAACGCAATTTCTGGATGAAGAACACGCCCCTGCCGCTCGACATCATCTTCATCGGGGTCGACGGGCGGATTAGCAATATCGAGAGGGGTGTGCCCTACGAACTCGAATCGGTCGGGTCGGACGGCCTGGCAAGCGCGGTACTGGAGATTCGCGGCGGGCTGTCCGCGGAGCTCGGCATCGTGGCGGGCGACCGGGTCGAATATGACTGGCCGCAATGA